The Streptomyces sp. NBC_01463 DNA window AACGGGCCCTGCGCACCCCGGCCCGCGAGCAGATCCAGCAGGAGGCCGACCGGGCCACCTACGAACGCCGGGCGGTGGCCGTCGAGCGGGAGCGGACGATCGCCGAGAACGAGCTGGCCAGCCAGATCGAACTGGCCCGGCGCGAGGAGCAGCTGGTCGAGCAGCGCGGCACCAACACCCGCCGCGAGGCCGAGGAGAACGCGGCGGCCGACGGTGTACGCGCGGAGGCGGAGGCGGCGCGCAAGGTGCGCCTGGCCCGCGCCGAGGCCGAAGCGGCGCGTGAGGTCGGCGCGGCCCGTGCCGAGTCCCAGGCGGCCTGGCTGCGGGTGCACGGCGAGGTCGAGGCCGCGACGCTGCACGCGCTGGCCGCCACCCGGCTCGCCGAGAACCTGCCGCGCATCGACAGCCTGACCCTCTCCCCCGACGTCCTGACCGGCCTGCTGACCAAGCTGGGCAGGCCCGCCCCGGAGACCCGGGCGTGAGCCTGGCGCCGCGGGCGGTGCTGGTCCACCGCACGACCGAGTACGAGGAGCTGCTGGCCCGGCACGGGACGCACGGCCAGGCGGCGTTCATCCTCTCCAGCCGGGGCCGGTCCATCGACGAGGTGGCCCGGCGGCACGAAAGGACCCGGCAGGCGCTGGCCGACGTGGCGGCGGCGGTGCCGCTCCAGTGGCGCCGGTCCCGGGTGGAGCGGGCTGATCTGGACCGCTTCCTGTTCGCGCCGGAGGACGTGGTGGTCGTCGTCGGCCAGGACGGGCTGGTCGCCAACGCCGCCAAGTACCTCTCCGGCCAGCCGGTGGTGGGCATCGACACCGATCCCGGCCGCAATCCGGGCGTCCTGGTCCGCCACCGCCCGGCCGACGCACCCGCGCTGCTGCGGGCGGCGGTCACCCCGGGCGGCCGGGCGGACGAACTCACCATGGTGGAGGCGGTGGCCGACGACACCCAGCGGCTGCTGGCCCTCAACGAGATCTACCTGGGCCCGTCCGGGCACCAGACGGCTCGCTACCGGCTCGGCCCGGACGGGGTGGACTCCCCCGCCGAACCGCAGGCCTCCTCCGGTGTGCTGGTCGGCACGGGCACCGGTGCCACCGGGTGGCTGCGCTCCCTGTGGCAGGAGCGCCGCAGCCCGCTCACCCTGCCGGGACCGACCGATCCGCGGCTGCTCTGGTTCGTCCGGGAGGCCTGGCCGTCCCCGGCCACGGGCACCTCGCTCGTCTCGGGCGAGCTCGGCCGCGAACAGGGTCTGCGGCTGACCGTCGAGTCCGACCGGGTGGTGGTCTTCGGCGACGGCATGGAGGCGGACGCGCTGGAGCTGACCTGGGGGCAGACCGTGCGGCTCGGCATCTCGGCCACCTCGCTGCGGCTGGCCGTCTGACCACCGCCGGGGCCGGCCCGCCCGCCCGTAGGCTCGGTGGCACGTACCCGTCACCGGCCTCGTGAGGAACACCATGGACAGCGACGCGACTTCGCGGATCCCCGCCCGCAACTCCCGCCCGCCCCTGGCCCAGGCGGCGCTGGGTGTCGGCGTGCTCGTGCTCGACGGGCAGGGCCGCGTCCTGCTCGGCCGGCATCACAGCGGCACCTGGGAGCTGCCCGGCGGCAAGGTCGATCCGACGCACGAGTCGATCGCGGCGGCGGCGGTGCGGGAACTCCGCGAGGAGACGGGCCTGGAGGCCGAGGAGCACGAGGTGCGCGTCTTCGCGATGCTCCACGACGCGGTCCACGGGATCAACCGGGTCACGATGGCCGCGCTGGTGACAGCCGGGGACGGCGCCGCACAGGTGACCGAGCCCCACCTCATCAGCACCTGGCGGTGGACCCGGCCCGAGGACCTGCCGAAGGCGCTCTTCGACCCCTCCGCACAGATCCTCGCGGCCTGGCGCCCGGACCTCGGCATCGCGCATCCGCCCGTGCACCGGCTGGACATCGTGACCGAGGGCACGCAGGCGTAGACCTACACCCATTAATCATTTGCCTAGGGGTCATAGGCGGCGTTAGCTTCGTAGACATGAAGGCCGTGACCGAGCAGGACATCCGCACATCGTTCGTGAATTGCTCCAAGGGAGAAGCCAAGCGCCTGCCGCTGCCCCGCGACTTCGACGAGCTGCCGTGGGACGATCTCGACTTCCTGGGCTGGCGTGACCTCTCCGCCCCGGGACGGAGCTACATCGTCACCGAGCACGAGGGCAGGCTGACCGGCATCACGCTGCGCTTCCCCTCCCAGCAGCGCGGCTTCCTGCACCGGAGCATGTGCTCGCTCTGTCTGACCACGCACCCGGGCAGCGGGGTGTCGCTGATGACCGCCCGCAAGACGGGCCCGGCGGGGCGGGACGGCAATTCGGTCGGCCTGTACATGTGCACCGACCTGGCCTGCTCGCTCTATGTGCGGGGGAAGAAGGCCGTGGCCTCGGGCGCCCGCTTCAAGGAGTCGCTGACCGTGGAGGAGCAGATCGCCCGCACGACGGCCAACCTCACCGCGTACGTCGCCAAGCTCTTCGCCTGAGCGGGCCGCGGCGGACGCGGCGGCGCGGGTTCCGCCGCGCGCTGCCGTTCCGGCCCTCGCCGGCGACCCCGCCGCACGGGCAGGTGCGCGGGTCCGGCTATCCTGACCGCCGAACCGGACACGGGGTGCCCCACAAGGGGCTGAGAACACACCCGTCGAACCTGAACCAGTTAGCACTGGCGGAGGGATGTCTCATGTCATTGCCGTATGCCCAGGACGAGCGCGCAGCGGTGGAAGCCCGGCCCGCTTTCGGCGGGCGCATGCCCACCGCCCCCGGCGATCTGCGCGTCGAGGCGCACGGCATAGCCCCCGTGCCCGAGGACCGCCGCTACGGCGGGCCCGGCCGGCTGTTCACCGTCTGGTTCGCCCCCAACCTGACCATGACCGGGGTCTTCACCGGCACGGTCGGCATCGCGCTGGGCCTGGACTTCGCGACGGCGCTCGCCGCCGTCGTGCTCGGCACGCTGGTGGGCGCCGTGCCCACCGCGTACCTGGGCACCTGGGGCAGCCGGACCGGTGCCGGGCAACTCCCGCTCGCACGGCTGGCGTTCGGGCGGGGCGTCGTCGTCCCCGGCGCCCTGCAGTGGCTGTCGTCCATCGCCTGGGACGCGCTGATCGGTCTGTTCGGCGGGGACGCGCTGGCCCAGTTGTGCGGCTGGCCGTTCTGGCTCGGCGTGCTGGTCATGATGGCAGCGCAGGGGGCGCTCGGCGTCCTGGGGTACGAGGTGATCCACCGGCTCCAGACCGTCATGACGTTCGCGCTGGCCGCCGCCTTCCTGGTGCTCGCCACGAAGCTCCTGGACGGTGTGCACCCCGCCTCGACCGGCTCGGTGCACGGCGCCGACCGGGCCGGTGCCTTCGTCCTGACCTGCACCATCGCACTGAGCCTCGCCGTGTCCTGGGCGCCGTACGCCAGTGACTTCAGCCGCTATCTGCCGGCCACCGCGTCCCGGCCGCGGATGTTCTGGGGCACGCTGCTCGGCATCAGCGCCTCGTTCGTCGCGGTCCAGACCCTCGGGCTGTGGGGTGCGTCCGTCTTCACCGACCAGACCGCGCACGGCATCGACACCCTGCTGGGCGGCGGCGCCCTCGGCGGGTTCGGGCTGCTCGCGGTGGCGCTCGCCGCGCTGTGCAGCAACGCCATGAACGACTACAGCGGATCGCTGGCGCTGCAGACCATGGGGGTCCGCCTGCCGCGCCCCGTCGCGGCGGCACTCGCCGCCGCGCTCGGATTCCCGCTGGTGCTGTGGATGCACGCGGCCGACACCACGGCCCGGTTCCAGAACGTGCTGCTGCTCGTCGGCTACTGGATCCCCGGCTTCGTCGCGATCGTCGCCGTCGACTGGATCGTCCGGTCGAGGGCCCGCGGTGGCGCGCCGGTCGATCTGGCCGCCGAGAGCTCCCGCCCGCAACCGTGGTGGCCGGCGCTCACCGCGTTCGCCGTCGCCTTCGCGGCCGCGGTGCCGTTCATGAACACCAGCCTGTACGTGGGCCCGGTGGCCACGGCGCTGCACGGGGCCGACCTCGCCTACGGTGTGGCGTTCCTGGTGGCCCTGGCGGTCTACGCACCACTGCGGTTGAGCCGACGCTCCTGAGAGGGACCTGCGCCCGGTCCTGCCGGGCGCAGGCGCAGGGTGCGGATCTGGAAGGGGCGCATCCGCAGCTCCGCCGACGACGGGCCGGGCGGGCCCGAACCCGGCTCGGCCGGTGGCATCAGCTCCTGGTCCGGTTCTTCGAGCAGGTCGCAGTCGGCGATCCCGGCGACGGGGAAGCCCGCCGTCAGCCGTGCCGTGACCGCTCCCCCACAGGCCTCGTACAGCCGCACGATCACGTCTCCGCTGCGGTCGTCGGCGAGCTTGACCGACTCCACGACGACATCCGTCGTGTCGAGGGTGACCAGCGCGCGGGCCTCGGCCGGAGCGGGACGCAGGGGCAGGTTGAGCGCGTACCCGCCCGCGATGGCCTCCTCGACACCGGCGCCGGTGAGCAGGGCGTAGCTGAACGCGTGGCGCCCCCGGTCCGCCTGCGGGTCGGGGCTGTGCGGGGCCCGCAGCAGCGAGAGCCGGACGGTCGTGGTGGTGCCGCCGTCCTCCTCGCGGGTGTCGCGGCCGATGTCGTGGCCGTAGGTGGAGTCGTTGAGCAGGGCGGCGCCCCAGTGCCGTTCGCCGACGTGCACCCAGCGGTGGGCCCACAGTTCGAAGCGGGCGGCGTCCCAGCTGGTGTTCTCGTGGGTGGGCCGCTGCACATGGCCGAACTGGATCTCGGCGCTCTCCCGTTCCGCGTGCACGTCGAGCGGCCAGGCCGCCTTGAGCACGGCGTCGCGCTCCTGCCAGTCGATGTCGGTGCGGACGGTCAGCTGACGGCTCTCCGCGGTCAGTTCGAGGTGCTGGACGATCGTGGTGGCGCGGTGGGTGCGCTCGACGCGTACGGAGGCGAGCAGCGGGCCCGCGTCCGTCAGGGTCACCGAGTCGGCCTCGTCGAGGTCGTGCACGGTGTCGCGGTAGTACCGGTCGATGTTCCAGGCGGACCACAGGTTGGGGTCGTCGGGATGGATCTGGAGCAGGTTGCCCGCGGCGCCGGGCGCGATCGCCTCGCGCCGGGCGGTGCGGTCGTACACCGAGGTGACCAGCCCCCGGCTGTCCACGACCACGGTCAGCAGGCCGTTGTCCAGGACGTATCCGCCGTCGTCGGCGCGTGCGGTGACGGCCTGGCGGGGACGGCCGAGCGTGCCGCCGGTGGCGAGCGCGGGCACGTCGGCGAGGACCGCCTCCCTGCCGTCGGAGAGCTGCTGGGCGTGCGGCAGCCCGGTGCCGCCTGCGACGACGGCGACCTCGCGGCGGGCGTAGGGACCGGCGTTGAGCAGGGCGGGGCCGCCCGGCAGATGCCCGGCGGCGGCCCCGGTCATCGCTTCCAGCTCGGCGCGGATCTCCCGGTACTCCCGCTCGGCCTGCTGGTGCACCCAGGCGATGGAGGACCCGGGCAGGATGTCGTGGAACTGGTTGAGCAGCACCCGCCGCCACACCGCTTCCAGCCGCTCGTACGGGTAGGGCGCGCCGGCCAGGACCGATGCCGTCGCGGCCCAGAGCTCGGCCTCCCGCAGCAGGGCCTCGCTGCGCCGGTTGCCGCGCTTGGTGCGGGCCTGGCTGGTGTACGTACCCCGGTGGTTCTCCAGGTAGAGCTCGCCGCGCCACACGGGCGGCCGGTCCTGCTCGGCGCGGGCCTCGGCGAAGAACCGGCCGGGGGCGACGATCTCGACCTTGGGTGACCCTTCGAGGTCGCGGAGCCGGCGCGCCTTCTCCAGCATGGTGCGGGTGGGCCCGCCGCCGCCGTCGCCGTAGCCGAACGGGACGAGGGAGCGCCTCGCCACACCCTTGTCCGCGAAGTTGGCCTCGGCGTGGGCGTTCTCGCTCGCGCTGAGCGAGGCGTTGTACGTGTCGACGGGCGGGAAGTGGGTGAAGATCCGGGTTCCGTCGATGCCCTCCCAGTCGAAGGTGTGGTGCGGGAGCTTGTTGGTCTCGTTCCAGGAGAGCTTCTGGGTGAGGAACCACTTGGCGCCTGCCAGCCTGGCGAGCTGCGGATAGGCGGCGGTGTAGCCGAAGGAGTCGGGCAGCCAGACGCCGTCCTGCTCGGTCCCGAACTCCTCGGCGAAGAACCGCCGCCCCATGACGAGCTGACGGGCCAGCGCCTCACCGCCGGGCAGATTGCCGTCCGCCTCCACCCACATGCCGCCGACCGGAACCCAGGTGCCGTCGGCGGCCGCCTTCCGCATCCGGGCGAAGATCTCCGGCCGCTGCTCCTTCATCCACGCGTACTGCTGGGCGGAGGAACAGGCGAAGACCAGCTCGGGGTACTCCCGGGCCATCGTGGTCATGTTGGTGAAGGTGCGGGCGCACTTGCGTACGGTCTCGCGGACCGGCCAGAGCCAGGCGGAGTCGATGTGGGCGTGGCCGACGGCGCTCAGGGTGTGCGCGGAGGCGTGCGCGGGCCGGGACAGCACACCGGCGAGCCGGCTGCGGGCCGCTGCCGCGGAGCGCGGCACGTCGTCGGGGTCGACGGCGGCGGCCGCGCGGCGCAGGGCGTGCAGGATCTCGTGGCGGCGCGAGGACCCCTCGGGGAGCTCGTGCATGAGCTCGTCCAGCACCTCGATGTCATGGATGAGGTGCCAGACGTCGTCCTCGCGGACCGCGATCTCCGCCTGTTCGAGGCGGTAGAGGGGGTCGTCGCCCGCGGTCTCCAAGGAGCCGTGATGGGTGTGGAGGCCGGCGCTGCCGACGATCGGCGGGTTGGCGGCCAGTTCGATCAGCAGGTCGACGGGCGAGTCCGCCGTGGCCGCATCGGTCAGCAGCACACTGCGGTGGTACGGGTGCAGCCCCTGCAGGGGCGAGCCGTGGGCGTCGTGAACCAGCCCCTCGGCCTGGCCGCCCGGCCCCCGGTCGAGGTCGAAGCCGAGGTCGAAGACGGCCTCGACACGGCGGCCCGCCCAGGCGGCGGGAATCCGCGCGGTGGCCCGCAGCCAGGTCGTCGACCAGGGGCCGCCCCAGGTCCCGCCGGCCGTGAACGGTTCGTACACGGCGGTCAGGGCGTCGGCGACGGGCACGGGCTCGCCGTCGACGTGCCAGGCGGACAGGGTGAGCGGGAGGGCGGAGGTGTACAGGGCGGGGCGGACGACGCGATCGAGCAGCGTGCGGATCCGCTGCTCGATGATCCGGCGTTCGTCGTGCACGGTGAGGGTCCTTCCTGAGGGGAGGTGCGCCGTCCGGGCGGGGACACGGAGGGTGGGCCGGAAGCGGCGGCCGGCCGCGGGGGTCAGGCGCGCGGCAGGCGCAACGTCACCATCTGGAAGGGCCGGAGGGACAGGACCACCCCGTCCCCCGCGGTGTCCGGTGGCCCGGCGTCGGCGATCGGGCGCTCCAGCAGATCCGTCACGGCGGCCCGTCCGGCGGCGAAGGCGTCCGCCGTGACCGTGGCGCGGGCGCGTCCTCCGTTCGCCTCGTAGACCCGGACGACGAGGTCGCCGCTGCGGTCGTCCGCCAGCTTCACGGCGCTCACCACCACGGCATCGTTGTCAACGGTCACCAGCGGGGCCACCTCGGCGGAACCGGTCACCCGCCGTTCGGGCACGTTCACCCGGAATCCCTCGCGCACCGCGTCACCGATCGTCGCGCCCGGCACCAGCGCGTGCCGGAAGCGGTGGACGCCCTGGTCGGTCTCCGGGTCGGGGTAGCGCGGGGCGCGCAGCAGGGAGGCCCGCACGGTCGTCGTGGTGCCCTCGTCCGCGGTGCGCACCGAACGGCTGACGTCGTGCCCGTAGGTGGAGTCGTTGACGAGGGCCACGCCCCAGCCCGGCTCGTCGAAGTGGACGAAGCGGTGGTTGCAGGCCTCGAACTTGGCCCACTCCCAGCTGGTGTTCTGGTGGGTGGGCCGGTAGGCGTGGCCGAACTGCGTCTCGGAGGCGTACCGGTCGGCCTTCACGTCCAGCGGGAAGGCCAGCTTCAGGAACTTCTCCGTCTCGTGCCAGTCCACCTCGGTGTCGATGTCGAGCCGTCTGACGTCGGCCGGAAGCGACAGGAGCTGGGTGACCCGGGAGTCGCCGAAGACGCGGACCACCCGCACCCCGTCCGCGTCGGCGGTCAGTTCGGCGACGTCGGTGAGGTCGCTGCCGACATTCCGGTAGAAGGCGTCGACGTCCCACGCGTCCCACTGGTTGGGGAAGTCCGGGTGGAGCTGGAGCAGGTTGGCCGCCTGATCCGGCGCGATCGTCTCCCGGCCCGCGGCGATGTCGTAGGCGGAGACCACCAGTCCCCTCGCGTCGATCTCGACCCGCAGGAGCCCGTTGTCGAGGACGTGGCCGCCGCCCTCGCGTGCGGTGGGGATGACCGGCCGGTCGTGGGCGGACGCGCCGGACGCGCCACCGGCCGGGACTCCGCCGCGGGTGTGCGGGGCCGCGTTGAACACGAGTTCCGTGGTGGCCGGTCCGACTCCGGCGAGCGCGCGCTGCGCGGCGGCGATGACCGCGCCGAGCTCCTCGGCGACGCGTGCGTAGGTGGCCCGTGCCTCCCGGTGGACCCACGAGGTCGAGGAGCCGGGCAGGATGTCGTGGAACTGGTGCAGCAGCACCGTCTTCCAGATCCGGTCCAGTTGCTCGTACGGGTACGGGGCGCCGGTCCGTACGGCCGCCGTGGCCGCCCACAGTTCGGCCTCCACGAGGAGGTGCTCGCTGCGCCGGTTGCCCTGCTTCGTCTGCGCCTGGCTGGTGAACGTGGCGCGGTGCAGTTCGAGGTACAACTCGCCGACCCAGACGGGCGGGTCGGGGTATTCGGCCTCGGCCTTCGCGAAGAAGGCGGCCGGCTCCTCCCACTCGACGATCGCCGATCCGTCCAGGCTGCGCATCCGGGCCGCCTTGGCGACCATCTCCCGCGTCGTGCCGCCGCCGCCGTCGCCGAAGCCTGTCGGCGCGAGGGAGCGGGTGGCGACCCCCTTCTCCTTGAAGTTCCGTGCGGCGTGGGCTATCTGACGGCCCGACATTTCGCAGTTGTAGCTGTCGACGGGCGGGAAGTGGGTGAAGATCCGGGTTCCGTCGATGCCCTCCCAGTCGAAGGTGTGGTGCGGGAACTTGTTGGTGCGGTTCCACGAGATCTTCTGGGTGAGCAGCCACTTGGAGCCGGCCGCCTTGATGATCTGCGGCAGACCCGCCGCGAAGCCGAACGTGTCGGGGAGCCACGCCTCGTCGTTCTCGACGCCGAACTCGTCGAGGAAGAAGCGCTTGCCGTGCACGAACTGCCGGGACATGGCCTCGGAGCCCGGCATGTTGGTGTCGGACTCCACCCACATGCCTCCGGCGGGTACGAACCTGCCCTCCGCGACGGCCTTCTTCACCCGGGCGTACACCTCGGGGCGGTGCTCCTTGATCCAGGCGAACTGCTGGGCCTGGGACATCGTGAAGACGAAGTCGGGCTCCTCCTCCAGCAGGGCCGTCATGTTGGAGGCGGTGCGGGCCACCTTCCGCACGGTCTCGCGCAGGGGCCACAGCCAGGCCGAGTCGATGTGGGCGTGGCCGACGGCGCTGATGCGGTGGGCCGTCGGCAGGGCGGGGGCGGCGAGCACCGCGGCCAGTTCCTGCCGGGCGGCCGCCGCCGTGGCGTTGACGTCCTGGAGGTCGACGGCGTCCAGGGCGTTGCTGACGGCGCGCAGGATCTCCCAGCGGCGTGCGCCGTCGAGCGGGAGTTCCGCCATGAGTTCGCCCAGGACCTCCAGGTCCATGACGAGGTTCCACACCGCCTCGTCGCGTACGGCCAGTTCCATCCGGCCGAGCACGTACTGCGGGGCGTCGCCCGCGGTCAGCCGGTCGCCCATGAGTGTGGGCTGGAACGGCACCCCGCCGGCTTCGAGATCGGGGTTGGAGGCCGCTTCGACGTGCCAGTGGATCTGCTCGCCGCCGACGGCCGGGGAGGCGACGGGGACGTAGGAGTTGCGGGGGTGGAGTCCCTTGACCGGGGTGCCGTCGGGCCGGTGGACGAGCCCTTCGCACTGGAATCCCGGGGTGCGTGGGGAGAATCCGAGGTCGAGCACGGCCTCGACGGTGAGTCCGGCCCACTCCTCGGGCACCGTGCCGCCGACCCTGAACCAGCTCGTCCCCCAGGGCGCGCCCCACGGCGTGCCCGCGGCGATGGGACGGGTGGGGGCCGCGATCCCCTCCGCCACGGAGACCGGCTCCCCCGTGGTGGACCAGATCTCCACGTCGAGCGGGATGGTCCTGGGGTGGATCGCGGGGCGGATGCGCTCCCTGAGGACGCGCTCCAGACGATGTTCGACCAGTGTGCGGTCATCGTGCATGAGGACAGTCTCCTGTTAGCTGCAGACATGCGTGGTGAGGCCGTGGTGGGGGGCGCGGGGCAGCGGGCTGCCGGCCGGATCAGTCGCCGGCGGACTCCACGGGGGCCGGGCGCTCGCAGGTGCTCGTCACGGGGAGCGCCGTCCCCCGGTCCGCCGCGTCCATGAGCGTGAGCATGATGTCCAGGACGTGGGCGGCGAGTTCCGCGGAGGCCCGGTGCGGCCGCCCGGCCGCCAGGGCGTCGGCGAGGTCGGCGAGGCCGGTGCCGCGTCCGCCGTCCGGGTATCCGGCCGATACGGGCAGCGTCTCCCATCCGCCGCCCCGGTGGATCTCGACAGGGCCGTCGAAGCCGTTCGGGTCGGGCACCGAGAGGGAGGCCGCGGTGCCGTGCACCTCGATCCGCGGCAGCCGTGCGGCACGGACGTCGAAGCTCATCACGAGCGTGGACAGGGCGCCGCCGGCGTGTTCCAGGATGCCGGTGACATGGGTGTCCACCTCGACCGGGAAGCGCTGTCCGGCACGCGGGCCGCTGCCGATCTCGCGTTCCGCGCGCGGCCGCGAGGAGGCTCCGGTCACCCGGACGACCGGGCCGAGCAGATGGACCAGCGCGGACAGGTAGTAGGGACCCATGTCGAGCAGGGGACCGCCGCCGGGCCGGTAGTAGAACTCGGGGTCCGGGTGCCAGGCCTCGTGGCCCGCGGTCGTCATGAACGCGGTGGCGGCGACCGGGGTGCCGATGAGTCCGTCGTCGACGGCCCTGCGCGCGGTCTGGGTGCCGGTGCCGAGGACGGTGTCGGGTGCGCAGCCCACCCGCAGTCCGTGTTCGCGCGCCGCCGCCAGCACGGTGCCGGCCTCCTTGCGGTCAGCGGCGAGCGGCTTCTCGCCGTAGACGTGCTTGCCTGCCCGCAGCGCGGCCAGGGCGACCTCGGCGTGGACGGCGGGCACGGTGAGGTTGAGGACCGCGTCCACGTCGTCCCGCGCCACCAGGCCGGCCACGTCCTCCACCACGGCCACCTCTCCGCCGGCTTCGGCGGCGGCCGCCTCGGCGCGGCCGCGGTCGAGGTCGGTGACGGCC harbors:
- a CDS encoding cytosine permease produces the protein MSLPYAQDERAAVEARPAFGGRMPTAPGDLRVEAHGIAPVPEDRRYGGPGRLFTVWFAPNLTMTGVFTGTVGIALGLDFATALAAVVLGTLVGAVPTAYLGTWGSRTGAGQLPLARLAFGRGVVVPGALQWLSSIAWDALIGLFGGDALAQLCGWPFWLGVLVMMAAQGALGVLGYEVIHRLQTVMTFALAAAFLVLATKLLDGVHPASTGSVHGADRAGAFVLTCTIALSLAVSWAPYASDFSRYLPATASRPRMFWGTLLGISASFVAVQTLGLWGASVFTDQTAHGIDTLLGGGALGGFGLLAVALAALCSNAMNDYSGSLALQTMGVRLPRPVAAALAAALGFPLVLWMHAADTTARFQNVLLLVGYWIPGFVAIVAVDWIVRSRARGGAPVDLAAESSRPQPWWPALTAFAVAFAAAVPFMNTSLYVGPVATALHGADLAYGVAFLVALAVYAPLRLSRRS
- a CDS encoding Gfo/Idh/MocA family oxidoreductase, with the translated sequence MGEPLRIGMVGAGKISGAYLSTLARLPGVRLTAVTDLDRGRAEAAAAEAGGEVAVVEDVAGLVARDDVDAVLNLTVPAVHAEVALAALRAGKHVYGEKPLAADRKEAGTVLAAAREHGLRVGCAPDTVLGTGTQTARRAVDDGLIGTPVAATAFMTTAGHEAWHPDPEFYYRPGGGPLLDMGPYYLSALVHLLGPVVRVTGASSRPRAEREIGSGPRAGQRFPVEVDTHVTGILEHAGGALSTLVMSFDVRAARLPRIEVHGTAASLSVPDPNGFDGPVEIHRGGGWETLPVSAGYPDGGRGTGLADLADALAAGRPHRASAELAAHVLDIMLTLMDAADRGTALPVTSTCERPAPVESAGD
- a CDS encoding glycosyl hydrolase-related protein; protein product: MHDDRTLVEHRLERVLRERIRPAIHPRTIPLDVEIWSTTGEPVSVAEGIAAPTRPIAAGTPWGAPWGTSWFRVGGTVPEEWAGLTVEAVLDLGFSPRTPGFQCEGLVHRPDGTPVKGLHPRNSYVPVASPAVGGEQIHWHVEAASNPDLEAGGVPFQPTLMGDRLTAGDAPQYVLGRMELAVRDEAVWNLVMDLEVLGELMAELPLDGARRWEILRAVSNALDAVDLQDVNATAAAARQELAAVLAAPALPTAHRISAVGHAHIDSAWLWPLRETVRKVARTASNMTALLEEEPDFVFTMSQAQQFAWIKEHRPEVYARVKKAVAEGRFVPAGGMWVESDTNMPGSEAMSRQFVHGKRFFLDEFGVENDEAWLPDTFGFAAGLPQIIKAAGSKWLLTQKISWNRTNKFPHHTFDWEGIDGTRIFTHFPPVDSYNCEMSGRQIAHAARNFKEKGVATRSLAPTGFGDGGGGTTREMVAKAARMRSLDGSAIVEWEEPAAFFAKAEAEYPDPPVWVGELYLELHRATFTSQAQTKQGNRRSEHLLVEAELWAATAAVRTGAPYPYEQLDRIWKTVLLHQFHDILPGSSTSWVHREARATYARVAEELGAVIAAAQRALAGVGPATTELVFNAAPHTRGGVPAGGASGASAHDRPVIPTAREGGGHVLDNGLLRVEIDARGLVVSAYDIAAGRETIAPDQAANLLQLHPDFPNQWDAWDVDAFYRNVGSDLTDVAELTADADGVRVVRVFGDSRVTQLLSLPADVRRLDIDTEVDWHETEKFLKLAFPLDVKADRYASETQFGHAYRPTHQNTSWEWAKFEACNHRFVHFDEPGWGVALVNDSTYGHDVSRSVRTADEGTTTTVRASLLRAPRYPDPETDQGVHRFRHALVPGATIGDAVREGFRVNVPERRVTGSAEVAPLVTVDNDAVVVSAVKLADDRSGDLVVRVYEANGGRARATVTADAFAAGRAAVTDLLERPIADAGPPDTAGDGVVLSLRPFQMVTLRLPRA
- a CDS encoding FBP domain-containing protein, with protein sequence MKAVTEQDIRTSFVNCSKGEAKRLPLPRDFDELPWDDLDFLGWRDLSAPGRSYIVTEHEGRLTGITLRFPSQQRGFLHRSMCSLCLTTHPGSGVSLMTARKTGPAGRDGNSVGLYMCTDLACSLYVRGKKAVASGARFKESLTVEEQIARTTANLTAYVAKLFA
- a CDS encoding NUDIX domain-containing protein, with protein sequence MDSDATSRIPARNSRPPLAQAALGVGVLVLDGQGRVLLGRHHSGTWELPGGKVDPTHESIAAAAVRELREETGLEAEEHEVRVFAMLHDAVHGINRVTMAALVTAGDGAAQVTEPHLISTWRWTRPEDLPKALFDPSAQILAAWRPDLGIAHPPVHRLDIVTEGTQA
- a CDS encoding glycosyl hydrolase-related protein, giving the protein MHDERRIIEQRIRTLLDRVVRPALYTSALPLTLSAWHVDGEPVPVADALTAVYEPFTAGGTWGGPWSTTWLRATARIPAAWAGRRVEAVFDLGFDLDRGPGGQAEGLVHDAHGSPLQGLHPYHRSVLLTDAATADSPVDLLIELAANPPIVGSAGLHTHHGSLETAGDDPLYRLEQAEIAVREDDVWHLIHDIEVLDELMHELPEGSSRRHEILHALRRAAAAVDPDDVPRSAAAARSRLAGVLSRPAHASAHTLSAVGHAHIDSAWLWPVRETVRKCARTFTNMTTMAREYPELVFACSSAQQYAWMKEQRPEIFARMRKAAADGTWVPVGGMWVEADGNLPGGEALARQLVMGRRFFAEEFGTEQDGVWLPDSFGYTAAYPQLARLAGAKWFLTQKLSWNETNKLPHHTFDWEGIDGTRIFTHFPPVDTYNASLSASENAHAEANFADKGVARRSLVPFGYGDGGGGPTRTMLEKARRLRDLEGSPKVEIVAPGRFFAEARAEQDRPPVWRGELYLENHRGTYTSQARTKRGNRRSEALLREAELWAATASVLAGAPYPYERLEAVWRRVLLNQFHDILPGSSIAWVHQQAEREYREIRAELEAMTGAAAGHLPGGPALLNAGPYARREVAVVAGGTGLPHAQQLSDGREAVLADVPALATGGTLGRPRQAVTARADDGGYVLDNGLLTVVVDSRGLVTSVYDRTARREAIAPGAAGNLLQIHPDDPNLWSAWNIDRYYRDTVHDLDEADSVTLTDAGPLLASVRVERTHRATTIVQHLELTAESRQLTVRTDIDWQERDAVLKAAWPLDVHAERESAEIQFGHVQRPTHENTSWDAARFELWAHRWVHVGERHWGAALLNDSTYGHDIGRDTREEDGGTTTTVRLSLLRAPHSPDPQADRGRHAFSYALLTGAGVEEAIAGGYALNLPLRPAPAEARALVTLDTTDVVVESVKLADDRSGDVIVRLYEACGGAVTARLTAGFPVAGIADCDLLEEPDQELMPPAEPGSGPPGPSSAELRMRPFQIRTLRLRPAGPGAGPSQERRLNRSGA